The genome window TAGCTATAATGGGCCTTGGGGCTAAAGGGGAGACTGTAATCAAAAATACGTCCTGCATAAAAACGTCTTTCCCCGATTTCGAAAAGATTTTAGAAGCCGTTTCCGGGTAATTAAAAAAAATGATGAATCAATTTGCTCCCAATTCTATGTTTTATGCTACAGGGATGCTTATTTTTTTGATCCTTCTTTTTATTTTGCTTTTTATATTACTGAGTATTTTTAAGCGGAGAAGTGTACTTGAAATCATAAACAGTAATCCACAATACAAAGAAGATTTTAAAAGCATCAACCAGGAATTATCGGTTCATATCAACGCCCTCAAGGAAGCGAACGCAAGAATTTCGGGTCTTTATAATCAGGTGGACAAAACTGCTTTTGAATTAAACAAAAAAGTTGAAGAACTTAAGCGGATTAATGAAATTGGAAAAGCCATCAGTTCCTCATTGGACCTTAACGAAGTTCTAGAGACTATTCTTTGGTCAGGGATAGAATGGACCCGTGCGACGCACGGGGCAGTAATGCTTTTGGACCCTGTAACCAATACACTTGCAATAAAATATGCAATCGGCATTAATTCCGAGACCTTAAATAATTTTAGGCTGAATATAGGAGAAGGAATTGCGGGATGGGTCATTAAGGAGAAAAAAACAGCAGTGGTTGATAAGGAAACTGATGACCCGAGATTTAAAACATTTAAACCTGGTCTTAATAAAGACAATTCACTTTTAGCGGTCCCGCTGATATATCGTGATAATGCCACCGGGGTCCTTAACTTGAGCAGCAGGGATTCAAGAAAAAAATTTACCGAAGAGGATGTCTCTTTTGTCACTACTATCGCGTCGCACGCGGCTATCGCGATCGAGAACGCCAATCTTTATGAAGGGATGCAGCATAATTATTTTGAGATTATTAAGTCG of bacterium contains these proteins:
- a CDS encoding HD domain-containing phosphohydrolase produces the protein MMNQFAPNSMFYATGMLIFLILLFILLFILLSIFKRRSVLEIINSNPQYKEDFKSINQELSVHINALKEANARISGLYNQVDKTAFELNKKVEELKRINEIGKAISSSLDLNEVLETILWSGIEWTRATHGAVMLLDPVTNTLAIKYAIGINSETLNNFRLNIGEGIAGWVIKEKKTAVVDKETDDPRFKTFKPGLNKDNSLLAVPLIYRDNATGVLNLSSRDSRKKFTEEDVSFVTTIASHAAIAIENANLYEGMQHNYFEIIKSLALTLEAKDHYSHGHSERVTYYAKEIAKEMRLPGEDVKLIESAGILHDIGKIGISEQILNKKNPLSEGEWKVIEKHPLMAESIIEPIHFLAKERSIIRNHHERYDGKGYPDGLAGEEISIHARILTVADAFDSMTTDRPYRKALSVDVAIERLKESAGTQFDKNVVDAFLRFYNKKLG